The sequence GAaattttttcttcctttcactCGTCTGTAGCTCAGCGGTAGCTCCAGTGGCAGAATGAGTTTGCCACTAAACCCAAAACCATTCCTTAATGGCCTTACTGATAAGCCAGTAATGGTGAAACTGAAGTGGGGTATGGAATACTATGGGTACCTGGTCTCTGTGGATGGCTACAGGAAAACACAGCTCACCAATACAGAGGAGTATATTGATGGGGTATTGTCTGGACATCTTGGAGAAGTTCTAAGGTGTAATAATGTATTGTATATATGAGGAGGAAGAAGATGGTGAGATGAGAGAATGATGCAATTTCCAAATTCATTTTGTAAATgtaaccaggttattgcgatttttttttttaccaaaaatatgtagaataatacgtatcggcctaaactgaatttttttttttttttaaatgggatatttattatagcaaaaagtaaaaaatatagtgttttctttccaaatttacgctctttttttatttatagcccaaaaaataaaaagtagatacgccggcgtactctctttgtggatctgcccctcaatgTTTATTTTTACAGC comes from Rana temporaria chromosome 2, aRanTem1.1, whole genome shotgun sequence and encodes:
- the LOC120928704 gene encoding small nuclear ribonucleoprotein F-like, whose protein sequence is MSLPLNPKPFLNGLTDKPVMVKLKWGMEYYGYLVSVDGYRKTQLTNTEEYIDGVLSGHLGEVLRCNNVLYI